The following are encoded in a window of Camarhynchus parvulus chromosome 1A, STF_HiC, whole genome shotgun sequence genomic DNA:
- the CKAP4 gene encoding cytoskeleton-associated protein 4, with the protein MSAAKHRGSKGGSPPAANEKSAQLGGGEEPPAKKPAAAGHGRGGRAGGGGRSGAGPRRGWAMLLGAAVVLGAALPAGWYVLQLQEEVGRSAREVEASGRQRQELTATLDTVVQKVRSLQTTFEEFESMMKIVQQKQEVSEKAVKQGESEINRISEVLQKLQNEILKDLSDGIHMVKDARERDFTSLENTVEERLTELTKSINDNIAVFTEVQQRSQDEINNMKAKVGSLEQADVYKHEIKVLKDAFDEMQASMKMKEKDIETLKSTIDSMESDVYTEVKELVNLKQQHEKFKEAADTEHLSLKALQEKVLRAEDSIRQLPSDIKRLDEDLLQVKANLNKWEDNELFRKALETFGKSSEGLESRLRHIEDSLESLTSVAAQNSEKLESFLSKEAEYKNKLSALEQSITTLQGLSNTDVTSVTDVLKNLGEAQTSLYDDMENLKRSISDLPSSGALQDVQKQISTLLDQGNLQAGQTHSQGYLEKFSSMEGSVDELRSSVSQVDSDLKMLRTAVDSLVAYSVKIENNENSLESVKSSVDDLRNDLERLFVKVEKIHENI; encoded by the exons ATGTCGGCCGCCAAGCACCGGGGCTCTAAGGGGGGCAGCCCGCCCGCCGCCAACGAGAAGAGCGCGCAGCTCGGCGGTGGCGAGGAGCCGCCAGCGAAGaagccggcggcggcggggcacggccggggcgGCAGGGCCGGCGGGGGGGGCCGCTCTGGTGCCGGCCCCCGCCGCGGCTGGGCGATGCTGCTGGGCGCCGCGGTGGTGCTGGGCGCCGCGCTGCCCGCCGGCTGGTACGTGCTGCAACTGCAGGAGGAGGTCGGGCGGAGCGCCCGGGAGGTTGAGGCCTCCGGCCGGCAGCGGCAGGAGCTGACCGCCACCCTGGACACCGTGGTGCAGAAG GTACGTTCTCTTCAAACCACATTTGAAGAATTTGAATCCATGATGAAAATTGttcagcagaagcaggaggTGAGCGAGAAGGCTGTTAAACAAGGGGAGAGTGAAATAAACCGGATCAGTGAAGTGCTTCAGAAGCTGCAGAATGAAATTTTGAAAGACTTGTCTGATGGCATTCACATGGTGAAGGATGCAAGGGAACGAGACTTCACATCTCTGGAAAACACAGTGGAAGAGAGACTAACAGAGCTGACCAAGTCTATAAATGATAACATTGCTGTATTCACTGAAGTCCAGCAACGGAGCCAAGATGAAATCAACAATATGAAAGCAAAGGTTGGTTCACTAGAACAGGCAGATGTGTATAAACATGAAATTAAGGTGCTAAAAGATGCTTTTGATGAGATGCAAGCAtccatgaaaatgaaagaaaaggacaTAGAGACCTTGAAGAGTACAATAGACTCCATGGAGTCTGATGTGTACACTGAAGTGAAAGAGTTAGTCAACCTCAAACAACAACATGAGAAGTTCAAAGAAGCTGCGGACACTGAACACCTTTCATTAAAAGCTTTACAAGAGAAAGTTCTGAGAGCTGAGGATTCTATTAGGCAGCTCCCTAGTGACATTAAAAGACTTGATGAAGATTTACTACAAGTTAAAGCCAACCTCAACAAATGGGAAGATAATGAACTCTTCAGAAAAGCATTAGAAACTTTTGGGAAGAGCAGTGAAGGACTGGAGTCTCGACTGAGGCACATAGAAGACAGCCTAGAGTCTCTAACATCTGTTGCTGCTCAAAACAGTGAAAAGTTGGAATCTTTCCTTTCTAAGGAGGCAGAGTATAAGAATAAGCTCAGTGCCCTAGAACAAAGCATTACCACTCTTCAGGGACTCTCAAATACAGATGTAACTTCAGTCACAGATGTTCTGAAAAATCTTGGTGAGGCACAGACTTCACTGTATGACGATATGGAAAACTTAAAGAGAAGCATCAGTGACTTGCCATCCTCTGGTGCTCTCCAGGATGTCCAGAAGCAAATTAGTACTTTGTTGGATCAAGGAAATCTTCAGGCAGGTCAAACACATTCTCAAGGTTACCTTGAAAAGTTTTCTTCTATGGAAGGCTCTGTAGATGAACTGAGATCTTCTGTTAGTCAGGTCGATTCCGATTTGAAAATGCTAAGAACTGCAGTGGATAGTTTAGTTGCCTATTCagtgaaaattgaaaataatgagAACAGCTTGGAGTCTGTGAAGAGCTCAGTAGATGACCTGAGGAATGATCTCGAAAGGTTGTTTgtgaaagtagaaaaaatacatgaaaatatttag